In Psychrobacter ciconiae, the following are encoded in one genomic region:
- the purH gene encoding bifunctional phosphoribosylaminoimidazolecarboxamide formyltransferase/IMP cyclohydrolase produces the protein MATTPLALLSVSDKSGIVEFAQGLINSGFGLLSTGGTYRLLKDNDIAVTEVSDYTGFPEMMDGRVKTLHPKIHGGILARRGTDDAVMAAHDIERIDLVVVNLYPFAQTVANPDVTMADAIENIDIGGPTMVRAAAKNHAHVGIVTNPSDYDRVLDALNGGTALSHELRFDLAVKAFEHTAQYDGMIANFLGRRVNKEQSADAYPRTLNLQFNKSEELRYGENPHQSAAFYIESQNSNSEASIATAKQLQGKALSYNNIADTDAALECVKAFSAPACVIVKHANPCGVAIDNDQVSAYNTAFSTDPESSFGGIIAFNRPLTVATARAIIDKQFVEVIIAPSLEDGVLDITGTKKNVRVLVCGELPTPDNRAAQLDFKRVNGGLLVQEQDLGIILPNDLKIVTDVQPTQAQIDDLLFSWSVAKYVKSNAIVYAKDGRTIGIGAGQMSRVNSARIAAIKAEHAGLVTKGAVMASDAFFPFRDGIDNAASVGISAIIQPGGSMRDDETIAAANEHGIAMVFTGMRHFRH, from the coding sequence ATGGCTACCACACCGCTTGCCCTACTCTCGGTCTCTGACAAATCAGGAATCGTTGAGTTTGCTCAAGGCTTAATCAACTCAGGGTTTGGACTGTTGTCTACGGGTGGCACGTACCGGTTGCTCAAAGATAACGATATTGCGGTAACCGAAGTATCTGATTACACCGGTTTTCCTGAAATGATGGACGGTCGAGTCAAAACCTTGCATCCCAAAATTCACGGCGGTATTTTGGCTCGTCGGGGAACAGACGATGCAGTGATGGCTGCCCACGATATTGAGCGCATTGATTTGGTGGTCGTCAATTTATACCCCTTTGCGCAAACCGTTGCCAACCCCGATGTCACGATGGCTGACGCCATTGAAAATATTGATATTGGCGGTCCTACTATGGTTCGCGCTGCCGCTAAAAACCATGCTCATGTGGGAATTGTCACCAATCCTAGCGATTATGACCGCGTTCTTGATGCCTTAAATGGCGGCACGGCATTAAGCCATGAACTGCGCTTTGATTTGGCGGTAAAAGCCTTTGAGCACACCGCGCAATATGACGGCATGATTGCCAACTTTTTAGGTCGTCGTGTGAATAAAGAGCAGTCAGCAGACGCTTATCCGCGAACGCTCAACTTGCAGTTTAATAAATCTGAAGAGTTACGCTACGGCGAAAACCCGCACCAATCCGCCGCCTTTTATATTGAAAGCCAAAATAGCAACAGTGAAGCCTCCATTGCTACTGCCAAGCAATTACAAGGCAAAGCGCTGTCTTATAACAATATCGCCGATACGGACGCCGCTTTAGAGTGCGTTAAGGCCTTTAGCGCGCCTGCCTGCGTGATTGTCAAACATGCCAACCCTTGCGGCGTTGCCATTGACAATGACCAAGTTAGTGCTTATAACACGGCTTTTAGCACCGACCCTGAGTCGTCATTTGGCGGTATCATTGCTTTTAATCGACCATTAACCGTGGCGACCGCGCGCGCCATTATCGACAAGCAATTTGTTGAGGTCATCATCGCCCCAAGTTTAGAAGACGGGGTACTCGATATCACTGGCACAAAGAAAAATGTTCGCGTTTTGGTTTGTGGTGAGTTACCAACGCCGGACAACCGCGCCGCCCAGCTTGACTTCAAACGCGTTAACGGTGGACTTTTGGTTCAAGAACAAGATTTAGGCATCATTTTGCCAAACGATTTAAAAATTGTCACCGACGTTCAGCCTACCCAAGCGCAAATTGATGACTTATTGTTCAGCTGGTCAGTGGCAAAATACGTCAAATCAAACGCTATTGTTTATGCTAAAGACGGTCGCACCATCGGTATTGGCGCAGGTCAAATGAGCCGTGTCAACTCTGCCAGAATCGCTGCCATTAAAGCTGAGCACGCAGGGCTTGTCACCAAAGGCGCGGTAATGGCATCGGATGCATTTTTCCCGTTCCGCGATGGTATCGATAACGCGGCAAGCGTAGGTATTTCTGCCATTATCCAACCGGGCGGTTCGATGCGCGATGACGAAACCATTGCCGCAGCAAATGAGCACGGCATTGCGATGGTGTTTACCGGAATGCGCCATTTCCGTCATTAA
- the fis gene encoding DNA-binding transcriptional regulator Fis yields MPNEFTIEVADNLAQASLRDHVERVVRDYFDALDGEIPSDVYELILQEVELPLLSVVLEKTRGNQSKSAQILGLNRGTLRKKLKKYQLMT; encoded by the coding sequence ATGCCAAATGAGTTTACTATAGAAGTCGCTGATAATTTAGCCCAAGCTTCGCTTCGTGACCACGTTGAGCGGGTCGTTCGCGATTATTTTGATGCCCTTGATGGCGAGATACCAAGCGATGTTTATGAGTTGATTTTACAAGAAGTTGAGCTGCCACTGCTTAGCGTCGTTCTTGAAAAAACGCGCGGCAACCAGTCCAAATCGGCACAAATCTTGGGGCTGAATCGCGGAACGCTTCGTAAAAAATTAAAAAAATATCAATTGATGACGTAA
- a CDS encoding DUF3426 domain-containing protein: protein MTSPIKTQCPYCQTIFDVARTTLDDSSAQTRCNRCQQSFLVNNHLVVPATNALQDTSTVVDSSAQNTADEDLLIHDDMELEETAEAVGDYRSLDDMDTWLNQLENQPAASESISKPTPSSAPSLSPSPTPDLLDTSLSQANDARNDHIKSESSSSNTDNAWLEDLLRAQAAESQPQAVHPDDPELTQLLSDMGMKTADANRLEKERQAKIAARLQLSDRPKPQSMATFLWGLGCLVLVLLLAAQYVIFNLDSLIKTPSYAAKLQSICAIAACSLPHADITAIEIDSAQIRASQVKPAKNFSDIQAELLNQSDVPQLLPNLKVSLYQNNTLMGEFIARPEDYALAYESQLGANHKKPIMFTVPLNKNYLQQVTIEPFY from the coding sequence ATGACCTCCCCCATAAAAACCCAATGCCCGTATTGTCAAACGATCTTTGATGTTGCAAGAACGACGCTTGATGACTCAAGCGCCCAAACCCGCTGTAACCGCTGCCAGCAGTCATTTTTGGTCAACAACCACTTGGTGGTTCCGGCAACGAACGCGCTGCAAGACACCTCAACGGTTGTTGATAGCAGCGCTCAAAACACCGCTGATGAAGACTTGTTAATTCATGATGATATGGAGCTTGAGGAGACAGCAGAGGCGGTTGGCGATTATCGATCGCTTGATGACATGGATACTTGGCTCAATCAGCTTGAAAATCAGCCTGCTGCTAGTGAAAGCATTTCAAAACCAACCCCCAGTTCCGCCCCGTCATTATCCCCTTCCCCAACGCCTGACCTTTTAGACACAAGCTTATCGCAAGCAAATGACGCTCGCAATGACCATATCAAAAGCGAATCTAGCAGTTCAAACACAGACAATGCTTGGCTTGAGGATTTGCTTCGAGCACAAGCAGCTGAGAGCCAACCTCAAGCTGTTCATCCGGATGACCCTGAATTAACCCAACTGCTTAGTGACATGGGAATGAAGACGGCTGATGCCAATCGCCTTGAAAAAGAGCGTCAAGCCAAGATTGCCGCCCGATTACAGTTAAGTGACCGACCAAAACCACAGTCTATGGCGACGTTTTTATGGGGGCTTGGCTGCTTAGTACTGGTGTTATTGCTGGCAGCGCAGTACGTCATTTTTAATTTAGACTCGTTAATCAAGACCCCATCTTACGCCGCTAAGCTGCAAAGTATCTGTGCGATAGCGGCTTGTAGTTTACCGCACGCCGATATTACAGCGATTGAGATTGACTCCGCTCAGATTAGGGCAAGTCAAGTTAAACCTGCAAAAAACTTTAGCGACATTCAAGCTGAGCTGCTCAATCAAAGTGATGTACCACAGCTGTTACCAAACCTGAAAGTCAGCTTATATCAAAATAATACGCTGATGGGTGAGTTTATTGCCCGACCTGAAGACTACGCGTTGGCTTATGAATCCCAGCTTGGCGCGAACCACAAAAAGCCCATTATGTTCACCGTACCCTTAAATAAAAATTACCTACAACAGGTTACCATCGAGCCTTTTTATTGA
- the prmA gene encoding 50S ribosomal protein L11 methyltransferase, with translation MAWQQLHLQCKKDDVDLAEALLLEAGALSIALDDAGDQPLFEPLPGESPLWDDVILTALFDANTENGNADAVEALSHNVAAEVNANRVWVSGLDDKDWEREWMIHYQPIECANDLWIVPNWLTPPKPEATNIIMDPGLAFGTGYHATTRLCLDWLTEQDLTDKVVIDYGCGSGILGIAALLLGAKQVFAVDIDPQAVLATNQNAERNQVADKLQAFLPQDFDEFRIKQAIAPVDVIAANILAKPLIGLAPYFATLIAKKGKIVLAGLIESQTEAVKSAYQPYFSIDSSHAFSAQEDQHWQRLSGEFTG, from the coding sequence ATGGCATGGCAGCAATTACATTTACAGTGTAAAAAAGACGACGTCGACTTGGCAGAAGCGTTATTGCTTGAGGCGGGGGCGCTGTCAATCGCCCTTGATGATGCCGGTGATCAGCCCCTATTCGAGCCGCTGCCAGGAGAGTCGCCGCTTTGGGACGATGTCATTTTAACGGCTCTTTTTGATGCCAATACCGAAAATGGCAACGCTGATGCGGTCGAAGCCTTAAGCCATAACGTTGCCGCTGAAGTTAATGCCAATCGAGTTTGGGTCAGCGGTCTTGATGATAAAGATTGGGAGCGTGAGTGGATGATTCACTACCAGCCTATTGAATGCGCTAATGATTTATGGATTGTTCCCAATTGGCTCACCCCCCCAAAGCCTGAGGCGACCAACATCATTATGGACCCAGGGCTTGCTTTTGGCACCGGCTATCACGCAACGACAAGGCTTTGCTTGGATTGGCTTACCGAGCAGGATTTAACTGATAAAGTCGTCATTGATTACGGCTGCGGCTCAGGGATTTTAGGAATTGCTGCGTTACTTTTGGGCGCAAAGCAGGTTTTTGCCGTTGATATTGACCCGCAAGCGGTTCTGGCAACCAATCAAAACGCTGAGCGCAATCAGGTGGCGGACAAATTGCAAGCCTTTTTACCTCAAGACTTTGATGAGTTTCGAATAAAGCAAGCTATCGCCCCTGTTGATGTGATTGCTGCCAATATCTTAGCCAAACCGCTCATCGGTCTTGCGCCTTATTTTGCGACACTGATTGCCAAAAAAGGTAAAATCGTATTAGCAGGGCTGATCGAGTCGCAAACCGAAGCGGTCAAAAGCGCCTATCAGCCTTACTTTAGCATCGATAGCAGTCATGCCTTTAGTGCTCAAGAAGACCAGCATTGGCAGCGGCTATCAGGGGAATTTACAGGGTAG
- the mrcB gene encoding penicillin-binding protein 1B translates to MTPAHLQNLPKSKPPSQQHGLIFGGLLLIVVIIAMVLFALYLLKLDRTITHKFEGKRWDIPAKVYSQPLELYQGASVDNNTMTSWLDLLNYQSNKNYDKTGSFHKSGSTYYVHTRGFTYSADDIDPEQVIKLSIEGGKIKNIQSTKKNTSGVLRLEPVNIGGIYPDNNEDRMVISLEDVPQPLIDALIATEDRRFYEHHGVSLRGIGRAFLNNFTGGSRQGGSTITQQLIKNFYLNSDRTFKRKANEALMAVLLELHYSKDEILQAYLNEIYLGQNGKRSINGFGLASQFYFDKPLKELRVDQQALLVGMAKGPSIYNPRRHPNDSKARRNTVLNNMLVEGYLSQEDYDAAIGKSLGVVDKPADGKSRFPDFLDIVKRELNEVYYSNDLKSEGLTIISTMNPISQMAADKAVSKKLGELRKNSSKTKGLQGALVSANPETGELVAVVGSGSEFTGFNRAVDAKRQVGSLLKPVIYMSALESGRYNLASSVDDSPITVNLRDGGDWTPRNYDGRDHGFVSLTTALSQSYNQAAVRVGMEFGIDTFANQLKRLGVKENIPNYPSVLLGSVNLSPMDMLGVYQVFATGGFRTPIHSIRTVIDNKGRILQRSGLNTKRSIPPETNYLVNYGLQQVVKTGTAKRIQSLGSNLNLAGKTGTTNDFRDAWFAGYSGNYVSVVWVGRDDNKSIGLSGGSGALPVWYDYMNRLKLTPVALPEPEGIEWLWLENNSGKLSNERCPEARYLPVLSRYLPDEASSCAIAMYQQDRARAQNQWQGQERDIMQQRRREGLDANDNNDNPDDQQNGNQIDGEQIQRQLKQLYRRAFELFELQ, encoded by the coding sequence ATGACCCCTGCTCACTTACAAAACTTACCTAAATCAAAACCGCCAAGCCAGCAACACGGTTTAATCTTTGGTGGACTGCTACTCATTGTCGTCATAATTGCAATGGTGTTGTTTGCTTTATATCTGCTCAAACTTGACCGCACCATTACCCACAAGTTTGAGGGTAAACGCTGGGACATTCCGGCTAAAGTTTACTCACAGCCGCTAGAGCTCTATCAAGGTGCCAGTGTTGATAACAACACTATGACGTCTTGGCTTGACTTGCTCAACTATCAAAGCAATAAAAACTACGATAAAACCGGTAGCTTTCATAAGTCAGGCAGCACTTATTATGTGCATACGCGCGGCTTTACCTATAGTGCCGATGATATCGACCCTGAGCAAGTGATTAAGCTGAGCATTGAGGGCGGCAAAATCAAAAACATTCAAAGTACCAAAAAAAATACCTCGGGGGTTTTGCGGTTAGAGCCGGTAAATATTGGCGGTATTTATCCGGACAATAACGAAGACCGGATGGTCATCTCACTAGAGGACGTGCCGCAGCCGCTGATTGATGCTTTGATTGCCACTGAAGATCGCAGGTTTTATGAGCATCACGGGGTGTCACTTCGCGGCATTGGTCGAGCGTTTTTAAACAACTTTACTGGCGGCTCAAGACAAGGCGGCTCAACCATCACCCAGCAGTTGATTAAAAACTTTTACTTAAATTCCGACCGCACCTTTAAACGCAAAGCCAATGAGGCTTTAATGGCGGTGCTTTTGGAGCTGCATTACAGTAAAGATGAGATTTTGCAGGCGTATTTGAACGAGATTTACTTGGGTCAAAATGGCAAGCGCTCCATTAACGGTTTTGGCTTGGCATCGCAGTTTTATTTTGACAAACCGCTAAAAGAGCTTCGCGTCGATCAACAAGCGCTGCTCGTTGGTATGGCAAAAGGTCCTAGCATTTATAACCCACGTCGCCATCCTAATGACTCTAAAGCACGCCGAAATACAGTGCTCAACAATATGCTGGTTGAAGGCTACTTATCTCAAGAAGACTACGACGCTGCTATCGGAAAATCGCTTGGCGTGGTGGACAAGCCTGCCGATGGTAAAAGCCGCTTTCCTGACTTTTTGGACATCGTCAAACGCGAATTAAATGAAGTTTATTACTCAAACGATTTAAAAAGCGAAGGCTTAACCATCATCAGCACCATGAACCCTATTTCGCAAATGGCAGCGGACAAAGCGGTCAGTAAAAAACTGGGCGAACTGCGCAAAAACAGCAGTAAAACCAAAGGGCTGCAAGGCGCCCTTGTCAGTGCCAACCCTGAAACGGGCGAGCTTGTTGCCGTGGTGGGTAGCGGTAGCGAATTTACCGGCTTTAACCGCGCGGTTGACGCCAAGCGGCAAGTGGGGTCACTACTTAAGCCGGTCATTTATATGAGCGCCCTTGAAAGTGGTCGCTACAATTTGGCAAGCTCGGTGGATGACTCGCCTATCACGGTCAATCTTCGCGATGGTGGCGATTGGACGCCGCGTAACTATGACGGTCGTGACCATGGTTTTGTATCGCTCACCACCGCGCTGTCGCAGTCTTACAACCAAGCCGCCGTTCGCGTTGGTATGGAATTTGGTATTGATACCTTTGCCAACCAACTTAAACGCTTGGGCGTTAAAGAAAACATCCCCAATTACCCTTCCGTATTGCTTGGATCGGTCAACTTAAGCCCCATGGATATGCTTGGGGTGTATCAAGTGTTTGCCACTGGCGGCTTTCGGACGCCCATTCATAGTATTCGCACGGTGATTGACAATAAAGGGCGAATTTTGCAGCGTTCAGGGCTGAACACCAAGCGCAGCATTCCCCCCGAAACCAACTATTTGGTCAACTACGGCTTACAGCAAGTGGTCAAAACTGGCACTGCAAAGCGCATTCAGTCCCTTGGCAGCAATCTTAACTTAGCAGGCAAAACTGGCACAACCAACGACTTTCGTGATGCTTGGTTTGCAGGCTATAGCGGCAACTATGTTAGCGTGGTTTGGGTGGGTCGTGATGACAACAAATCTATTGGCTTAAGCGGCGGCTCAGGGGCACTGCCCGTTTGGTATGATTATATGAACCGCCTAAAACTGACGCCCGTTGCCCTGCCTGAACCTGAAGGTATTGAGTGGCTTTGGCTTGAAAACAACTCAGGAAAACTGTCCAATGAGCGCTGTCCTGAAGCCCGCTACTTGCCAGTATTATCTAGGTATCTTCCTGATGAAGCCAGCAGCTGCGCAATCGCCATGTATCAACAAGACCGTGCCCGAGCGCAAAATCAATGGCAAGGTCAAGAGCGCGACATTATGCAGCAGCGCCGCCGTGAAGGTCTAGATGCCAATGATAATAATGACAACCCTGATGATCAGCAAAATGGCAATCAAATTGACGGCGAGCAAATTCAGCGGCAACTAAAACAGCTTTATCGGCGCGCGTTTGAGTTATTTGAATTACAATAG
- a CDS encoding heavy metal translocating P-type ATPase, translating to MLNPATSFDSTLLEGLVLPPDGHCFHCGDRVPSPPFFSTILGSKREMCCLGCQLASQSIVEAGLEQYYLDRSEINRTASLPTEISRLEAYDHDEIKSQFVFAQDGLSVAELSVNNLRCAACTWLIESRLYEQDGVESCQVNLTSQRMRVVWDETKLPISQILAVINEIGYDAKPYRQDTHEAMLARHNSKMILRLGIAALGSMQAMMYAVALYFGEYSTMLVFQRDFLRWVSLFVSIPVFFYSGVPFFTSAWSAIRARQVNMDVPVSVALIITFFASLYATIVGHGQTYYDSVSMFIFFLLAGRYIEHNARLKAASMANDLVVLEPVLVQKVSENKSAAAQILQQMSISQDSHDNSKNTDNPAEFMASLDAATKTLSQSIAQEWQKSWQQNQPSKDDTQKDMVTAQSLQVGDIVLIEAGAEIISDGILLSQSATVSQSLLTGEGDLIVKHQGDYIIGGAQNDSQPFMMLITALPKDSQIGLIDRLMNRAMSEKPKIAQKADKLARWFVARILVLSALVFIGWYIVDPSQALWATVAVLVATCPCALSLATPIALTVATNRLASYGFLVTRGHTLQTLAEITHVAFDKTGTLSFGKPNLLTTELVQPSTSESTAEQKAKLLAIAAALEVGSRHPIAHALLTAAYQYHLPVTQNLVHHLAGGVEAEIDGVIYRIGHEVFALGGSAPQNSVVNLTHHQASLAVVLSALINDAWQPQAVFYFNDKVRDHALKMMQSLQQSGIKTLMLTGDPSPQALVMANHLGMDSAFNGLSPSDKVEHIKAIQQQGGIVLMVGDGINDAPVLGAADVSASIAGAADLAQVSSDSIILNGQIEAVSAAKRVADKTDRIIKQNFRWALTYNFSVLIPAIFGYVPPWLAAIGMSLSSLVVVLNALRLKRA from the coding sequence ATGTTGAACCCTGCAACTTCGTTTGATTCCACTTTGTTAGAAGGATTGGTGCTGCCCCCTGACGGTCATTGTTTTCACTGCGGCGACCGCGTGCCAAGCCCGCCATTTTTTAGCACGATTTTGGGCTCAAAGCGTGAAATGTGCTGCTTGGGCTGTCAGTTGGCATCACAAAGTATCGTTGAGGCAGGGCTTGAGCAGTACTATCTCGACCGCTCGGAAATCAACCGAACGGCAAGCCTACCGACCGAAATCAGCCGCCTTGAAGCTTACGACCACGACGAAATCAAATCGCAATTTGTCTTTGCCCAAGATGGCTTGTCGGTGGCTGAACTGTCCGTCAACAATTTGCGCTGCGCCGCTTGCACGTGGTTGATTGAATCAAGGCTTTATGAGCAAGACGGCGTTGAGAGCTGCCAAGTGAACTTGACCAGTCAACGCATGCGCGTGGTTTGGGACGAAACTAAGCTGCCCATCAGTCAGATTTTAGCCGTTATTAATGAAATTGGCTATGATGCCAAGCCATATCGCCAAGACACTCATGAGGCGATGCTGGCGCGTCACAACAGCAAAATGATTTTGCGATTAGGGATTGCGGCGCTAGGCTCGATGCAAGCGATGATGTACGCGGTGGCGCTGTATTTTGGCGAATACAGTACCATGCTGGTATTTCAGCGCGATTTTCTGCGCTGGGTGTCGCTGTTTGTGAGCATTCCGGTGTTTTTTTACTCAGGCGTGCCGTTTTTTACCTCAGCATGGTCAGCCATTCGCGCCCGTCAAGTCAATATGGACGTTCCGGTCAGTGTGGCGCTGATCATCACTTTTTTTGCCAGTCTTTATGCCACGATTGTGGGTCACGGTCAGACCTACTATGACTCTGTCAGTATGTTTATCTTTTTCCTGTTGGCAGGGCGTTATATTGAGCACAATGCAAGGCTAAAAGCGGCAAGCATGGCAAATGATTTGGTCGTTTTAGAGCCGGTGCTGGTGCAAAAGGTCAGTGAAAATAAATCAGCAGCAGCGCAAATTTTGCAACAGATGTCAATAAGTCAAGATAGCCATGACAATAGCAAGAACACCGACAATCCTGCTGAATTTATGGCAAGCTTAGACGCTGCCACTAAAACACTTTCGCAAAGCATTGCCCAAGAGTGGCAAAAATCTTGGCAACAAAATCAACCATCTAAAGACGACACTCAAAAAGATATGGTCACCGCCCAAAGCTTGCAGGTGGGCGATATTGTACTCATTGAGGCGGGCGCGGAGATTATCAGCGATGGGATTTTGCTCAGTCAATCGGCAACGGTGTCACAAAGCTTATTGACCGGCGAGGGCGATTTGATTGTCAAGCATCAAGGCGACTACATCATTGGCGGCGCGCAAAACGACAGTCAGCCGTTTATGATGCTCATTACTGCCTTGCCAAAAGACAGCCAAATCGGTCTGATCGACCGCTTAATGAACCGCGCAATGAGCGAAAAACCCAAAATTGCACAAAAGGCAGACAAACTTGCGCGCTGGTTTGTGGCTCGAATTTTGGTGCTATCGGCACTGGTATTTATTGGTTGGTATATCGTTGATCCAAGCCAAGCGCTTTGGGCTACGGTTGCTGTGCTGGTCGCCACGTGCCCTTGCGCGCTGTCGCTTGCCACGCCAATTGCGCTGACGGTCGCCACCAACCGACTGGCAAGCTATGGGTTTTTGGTCACTCGGGGTCACACGCTACAAACCCTTGCCGAAATCACCCACGTGGCGTTTGATAAAACCGGAACGCTAAGCTTTGGTAAGCCCAACTTATTAACTACTGAGCTTGTTCAGCCAAGCACGTCAGAAAGTACCGCCGAGCAAAAAGCCAAGCTTTTAGCCATTGCTGCTGCCTTAGAAGTGGGTAGCCGCCACCCGATTGCCCATGCGCTATTGACCGCCGCTTATCAATACCATTTGCCGGTCACCCAAAACTTAGTTCACCATCTGGCAGGCGGCGTAGAAGCTGAGATTGATGGCGTCATTTACCGAATCGGTCATGAGGTCTTTGCCCTTGGCGGTTCAGCGCCGCAAAATAGCGTGGTGAATTTAACCCATCATCAAGCAAGCCTTGCCGTCGTGTTATCTGCATTGATTAATGACGCTTGGCAGCCACAAGCGGTGTTTTATTTTAATGACAAAGTCCGCGACCATGCGCTAAAGATGATGCAGTCTTTGCAGCAGTCTGGCATTAAAACGCTCATGCTCACCGGCGACCCAAGTCCACAAGCCTTGGTGATGGCAAATCATTTAGGAATGGATAGCGCCTTTAACGGCTTGTCACCAAGCGATAAGGTTGAGCATATCAAAGCCATTCAGCAACAAGGCGGCATCGTACTGATGGTAGGTGACGGGATTAATGATGCGCCAGTGCTTGGGGCGGCGGACGTTTCGGCATCGATTGCCGGCGCGGCAGATTTGGCGCAAGTTTCAAGCGACAGCATCATCTTAAATGGTCAAATCGAAGCGGTGAGCGCGGCAAAACGTGTTGCTGACAAAACCGATCGCATCATCAAACAAAACTTTCGCTGGGCACTGACGTATAACTTTAGCGTGTTGATTCCAGCCATTTTTGGCTACGTGCCGCCGTGGCTTGCCGCCATTGGCATGTCGTTAAGCTCGTTAGTGGTCGTGCTCAACGCCCTTCGCTTAAAACGGGCTTAG
- a CDS encoding Bax inhibitor-1/YccA family protein: MANPIVSRAELAVGGRPMSVKGVVQKTSMLLGLSAISGLGFFFYALMAGLSSGFIYMASIGSMFAGVVVAFLIMFKPHMAKTLAVPYALLEGIFLGGISLIFMQMYPSVPLTALCATFVTAAVMLGLYRSGIVKVNDKFRSIMMSAIFAIMILYLVQWGFVLFGSSLPFLFDGGMVAIGFSLFVVVIASFSLLLDFDNIERGVAAGVSEDYEWVFSVGLLATLVWMYIEFLRLLSYLQD, from the coding sequence ATGGCAAATCCTATTGTCAGTCGGGCGGAACTGGCTGTTGGTGGTCGACCGATGAGCGTTAAGGGCGTGGTTCAAAAAACCTCCATGCTGCTTGGCTTGTCCGCGATATCTGGATTGGGTTTTTTCTTTTATGCTTTGATGGCAGGGCTATCAAGCGGCTTTATTTATATGGCGTCCATCGGCAGTATGTTTGCAGGGGTCGTTGTTGCCTTTTTAATCATGTTTAAGCCGCATATGGCAAAAACTTTGGCTGTACCTTATGCGCTGCTTGAAGGTATATTTTTGGGCGGCATTTCACTGATCTTCATGCAAATGTACCCAAGCGTGCCATTAACTGCCCTTTGTGCGACCTTTGTGACCGCAGCAGTCATGCTTGGGCTTTACCGTTCTGGAATCGTGAAAGTAAACGATAAGTTTCGCTCTATCATGATGTCAGCCATCTTTGCCATTATGATTTTATACTTGGTTCAGTGGGGCTTTGTGCTGTTTGGGTCAAGCTTACCGTTTTTATTTGATGGCGGCATGGTTGCCATCGGCTTTAGCTTATTTGTGGTGGTGATTGCCTCATTTAGCTTATTGCTTGATTTTGACAACATCGAGCGTGGCGTGGCAGCAGGCGTTTCTGAAGATTACGAGTGGGTCTTTAGCGTCGGTCTTTTGGCAACTCTGGTTTGGATGTATATCGAGTTTTTACGTCTTTTAAGCTATTTGCAAGACTAA
- a CDS encoding NAD(+) kinase, with protein sequence MPSRFMENSAQSERLPHLHESELFHAIKNPAFRRIGLMGRAGKRSVTQSLMQIAQTINEMNLTLIMDTETAQLPTLDFTEIERVKVVKRSLIGEICDLVVVVGGDGSILHAAEALARYRVPVLGVNRGRLGFLADVRPSDVEFKLRQVLMGDYQLDHRFLLTMEIREGRNIIHEDMALNDVVLHAGKSVHMIDFQMKIDGRNVYRQHSDGLIAATPTGSTAYALSGGGPIIHPSMDAICLVPMYPHTLSSRPIVVSGNSEISIRIHEDNRTQPMVSADGKPSIPLEKNQRLYIRKHPDKLTLLHPPGFDFYEACRIKLHWNVHAEEFGMDMDDDMMDD encoded by the coding sequence ATGCCGAGTCGTTTTATGGAAAACTCCGCGCAGTCCGAGCGATTGCCCCATCTTCATGAGTCTGAATTGTTTCACGCCATCAAAAACCCAGCCTTTCGGCGCATTGGGCTGATGGGGCGTGCTGGCAAACGTAGTGTCACCCAAAGTTTGATGCAAATTGCCCAAACCATCAATGAGATGAATTTAACCTTAATCATGGATACCGAGACGGCGCAACTGCCAACGCTTGATTTTACCGAAATTGAGCGGGTCAAAGTGGTCAAGCGTAGCTTAATCGGTGAAATTTGTGATTTGGTCGTCGTCGTTGGTGGTGATGGCTCAATCTTGCACGCCGCCGAGGCGCTAGCCCGATATCGTGTCCCTGTGCTTGGGGTTAACCGCGGTCGCTTAGGGTTTTTGGCGGACGTTCGCCCAAGTGACGTTGAGTTTAAACTTCGTCAAGTTTTGATGGGAGACTATCAGCTTGACCACCGCTTTTTATTAACGATGGAGATTCGTGAGGGCAGAAATATCATTCATGAGGATATGGCGCTCAACGACGTCGTGCTTCATGCCGGAAAGTCGGTGCATATGATTGATTTTCAAATGAAAATCGATGGTCGAAACGTCTATCGTCAACATAGCGATGGCTTGATTGCAGCAACGCCAACCGGTTCAACCGCCTATGCGTTGTCAGGCGGTGGTCCTATTATTCACCCAAGCATGGACGCCATTTGTTTGGTTCCCATGTACCCGCATACGCTATCGAGCCGACCAATTGTGGTCAGCGGCAACAGCGAAATCAGCATCCGCATCCATGAGGACAACCGCACTCAGCCGATGGTCAGCGCCGATGGTAAACCAAGTATTCCGCTTGAAAAAAATCAGCGCCTGTATATTCGAAAGCATCCAGATAAGCTTACCTTGCTGCATCCGCCTGGATTTGACTTTTATGAAGCTTGCCGAATCAAACTGCATTGGAACGTTCACGCTGAGGAGTTTGGCATGGACATGGATGATGATATGATGGATGATTAA